The DNA segment cttttaattttgaaaaatttaaaaacctaaaaccaaaaccaaaaccaaaacctaACCAATTAGGCAataggaacatggtttctcgtCAGAAAATTGAGTTGACCGGAGGAGTTACAGGTAGGTAGCTGAGCGCAAGGCATAGAAATTGCTCTTAATTAACGTAATGTATATCAGAAACCTGCTGTAGTGTGCTGTGCGTAGTAATTCAAAATTTGTGGTATAGCAAATGGCGAAAGTTTTCTGTGATTTTCGGTTTCTTCTCTTGATTGCAGCTGGCGTCTTCATCTATATCCAGGTGGTGTCTGTCTCCCTAACCCTAACTATGTGTTTGTTTCCCACGGCACTGTTAATTTAACCTGTCATTTATACTTGTTCAGATGAGGCTTTTCGCAACACAATCAGAATATGCTGATCGCCTCGCTGCAGCTGTAACTCAACTCCTCTGctcatattaatttatattctaTATTTCCATAGCTAGTATTTGGTGGGTCATCAATATCGTTGCTAATTCTTGTTTCACAGATCGAAGCTGAAAACCATTGTACAAGTCAAACGCGATCGCTGATTGATCAGATTAGCTTGCAACAAGGACGAATTGTGGCCCTGGAAGGTTtgctttttattaattaatactaattGCGGAATGTTGTCTTACATTTATCTCTGTTTGCATGAATATCTTGGTCATACTAAAACGTTCTCCTTCACTCTAACCGTTAATGCTGGGGGTTACAATaattcaacaaaagaaaagtGTTTAAGCTATAGAAACTCTGTTATTGATCTGGGGAATGAATTTTCTCTGGTGACGTTTACAATCCAGAATATTCAAGCTCATGAGTTGATGGGTGGCCTGTGGATGATCTATGAACATTATCTGTGTAGTTGCGATTCCTGTACTTGCTGGTGGAGTAGGATTACCCAGAATTACTTCCCTGTATTGGGAATAGGGTGGGGAGGACAATGAGGAATGACAAGAGTCAAGAACACAGTGGAGCAACGCATAGGTCGATTTGCTGGGCTCTGAGTTGATGTTGATCCAATTAAACTTCTGCTAGTCTTGGTCTAAGTCAGAAGGAGGAGGTTTAGGATGGTGTCCAAGGGAATCCATGACTCCATCTCTTGTGTCTTTGCAGAAAATTTGGACACTATCTCAAAGGGTGACTAGACAGGCCACTGCCAAGAGAGGGAGGTGTAACTAACAAGTATTGCAGGTCAGGATGCAAACTTGGTGGAAGCTTTTGCCAAAAAGGAGCATCCCATGCATGGTGATCCTTGCATGGGTAGCTTGAACAAGTTTTAAAGCAAGAGGAATTCTTATGGTTCCAGAAGTCTTGAAGTCAATGAATATAGGATTGAGATAAAGAAACATGAAGCAATATTGCTGACCATAATATGTAGGACGTAGGAGTAGAATTTTGACTGGaaccaataatattttccttgagCACATATGCATTATTACTTATTAGATATAATACAAGTGTAATATATTGCAGTTTAGACCCATATAATTGTGTAATGAAGTTATAAAGTGATCACAAAGATAGTTGTTAACAAGATAAAACCAGATCTCTCTAGGGTGGTACCCCCAACTTTGTACCATCTAGGTGCATTCATGATAAAATAGTAATAGCTCTGGAAATGCTCCTTTCTATGAGAAGAATGAAAGGTAGAGTTCATAAAAGCCTATGATAGGCTGAACCATGGCTTCATAAAAAATGTTACTGTGGAAGTTGGGTTCCCTAACCATTTGGTAGAGGTTACAATGACTAGGTGGCAGGCTGTATAACAACTTTATCAACACTTGTTTTTTGGAACGACTCTATAACTAAAAGTTTCATGCCTAGTAGAATAGTCCATCAAGGTTATCTATTGTCCCCATAATTTCTGAGGACTTTTGAGATGGTTTCTGGACTCAAAATTAACTTTGCGAAAAGCTGTTTCGGTGCATTTGGAATGACAGATAGGTGGAAGATTGAAGCAGTCAGTTGTTTGAATTGTAGTTTGCTGCCCATCCCGTTTGTTTACCTAGGCATACCCATAGGGGCAAACCCTAGAAGGTGTCACATGTGGAATCCTATCCTTGAAAAGTGTGAGAGAGTTCTAAATAAGTGGACGCAAAGACACCTTTCATTTGGGGGGAGAGTGACTCTTATTCAGTCCATCTTAACATCTTtgcctatttattttttttcttttttcaggatTCTTAAGAAAGTGGTGGAGAAGTTAGTGTCTATACAACGAAGATTCCTATGGGGAGGTGGCACAGATCAAAACAAGATTGCTTGGATCAAATGGGAGACAGTATGTCTCCCAAAAGACAAAGGGGGACTAGGAATCAAGGACATAAACACATTCAACATCGCATTGTTAGGCAAATGGAGGTGGAATTTATTTCAGCATGAAGGTCAACTGTGGGCTAGGGTCCTCGAATCTAAATATAGAGGCTGGAGGGGATTGGATGAAGCACATCGAGACAACCATGAGTCCATTTGGTGGAGGGATCTAAAGCTGGTCTTTCAAAACTTACAGGGTGTGGGGATGCACAACAGCATTGAGTGGAGGCCTGGATGTGGAGATAGAatcaaattttgggaggataagTGGATGGATGGAGAAGAATCACTTGCAGCAAAATACCCCAGATTGTACCTAATCTCATGCCAACAAAACCAAATTATCCAGCACATGGGAGGCTATAAGGAAGCAGATTGGGAGTGGAACTTTTTATGGAGGAGGCCATTGTTTGACAATGAGATACCAATGACTGTTAATTTTTTACAACATATTGAAAGCAAGCCTATCCAGATACACAAAAGAGATGAGTGGGTGTGGACAGCAGATCCAAGTGAGCAATACACGGCGAAAAGTGCTTACAAGAtgatgagggggggggggggagacatAGATGGGACACAGGACAGGGCTTTTGAGGAGCTGTGGAAGCTGAAGGTTCCAATCAAATATGCAGTGTTTGCTTGGCGGTTGCTTAGAGATAGGTTGCCAACTAAAGTAAATCTACTCAGGAGACAAGTAGAGATCGTTGATAGGACCTGCCCATTTTGCAGAAGCGCGGAGGAGGAAGTGGGACACTTATTTTTTCACTGCAGCAAAATCATCCCTATTTGGTGGGAATCCTTGTCTTGGGTGAACACTGTGGGAGTTTTCCCACAAGATCCAAGACAACATTTCCtccatcatggatcaatagtgGCTGATGGATTAAGGATTAATCGGTGGAAATGTTGGTGGCTGGCTGTGACCTGGACTATTTGGATGAAAAGGAATGACATAATATTCTCCAATGACTCTTTCgacaacaacaaaatgatggaTGAGGCAGCTTTCCTCATGTGGACATGGCTCAGAAATTTGGAGAAGGATTTTGTAACTCATTTCAACCAGTGGTCTAGTAACCTTAGAGAAGGGTTTGTGTATCAATAGAGGATATAATCATAGATTAATAGTAGCATTTAATACCATAGTATGGCCTGGCTGTGGTTCCTCACCAGACTCCATTTAGTCTGTATTGGAACCAGAGTAAGGACATTTATATAGCTGTACTTTAGTACTTCTGGTACTcaatttatcaatatatattatatgtttgccgatcaaaaaaaataatttctgtcCTCTACATGGACGAGTTATCTAACATAATAGATGTGGGAAGGGTGATTGGATATCTTATAGTGAAGGGGATAAGGTTCCTTTTATTATCACATCTCATGTTTGGGATGATTTGTCTTAATTTGGATGGGCTGCTATGGAGCAGATTGAATGTACAAAGACATCTAGATGCTTTTTACTAATTATCCAGCCAAAGGGTAAATACCAGTGAGACTAATATTTATTTCTCCTTCAATGTGACAAAGGAGCTCAAGCAGTTTATAACTCAGATGTCAGAATATGTCGAAACTGACTGTTTGGGGTGTTATATTGGAATATCATTATTGAAGGGGCACTTTGAATGGATTATTTTTAGaacattttttataagataaaaattggCTTTCTTGATGGAAGACAAGGCACCTGTCCCTAGCTGGAAGGGTAATGCTAGCTGTTTTTTGCTGGAGCAATACCCATTTACCCCATGGTGATTATGTTTTGTACCTAGAAGTATCATTTTGGGGATAGAAAGGCTGCAGAGGAACTTCATCTGGGGGCATGATGAGCAATCCTGGAAAGTCTCATTCATAATTGAAAGAGTACCCTGTGACTATGTAAAGGCAAGTAAGAAAGGGGACTTGGGATTAAAAACCTATCCCTCATCAACCAGTTTTGTGCAATGAAGATGTGATGGAGGATTATGGGTGGAAGTGCTGAAAGGGATGTATGGTAGGGAGTAGGGACTTAGATTTCCTAACTTCTTTTATAGTCAAACAAACATATTCCATgatttgtgttaaatttaagGACTACATTGTTGAATGGTCTGAGTTTCAAATTACATTATTGAAGTGCTTGAGTGAGATTCACTCAGctgatcttatatatatatatatatatatatatatatatatatatatatatatataagtggagtCTGAAACAGAAGTACAAATCAAGAGAAAAAGGCTACAGCCCATGACACCTAACTCAGAGATAGATACAACAAAAGTTAGCTTTATAAAGCTGtacaacaaataataaaacaacTATTCTAACATGGGAGTTACTACTCTTGTGGTTTTTCATTGTTATTTCTGTTTCTTGTTTTGGGCCTCTGGTTCCCCTTtctgaaacaaaaaaattgttaatagtCGAATATATGAGCCCTATTATTAGCATTTAGAAATGGGTATTTTGGTTTACTTGTTTATTTAATCTTTGGCCTCCTCTGCATATGATATTTTTGTCAGATTAAATTGGTCGTTGTCTTGAATTCTTTCAGAAGAGCAGAAACGTCGAGACCAAGAATGTGGACAAACAAAGTCTCTTGTACAAGATCTTGAAAGTATGCtataatttagtaaaaaggtctctctttttttgggatggtagtggtggtggtggtgtatGCCTTTTTCTATCTTTTCTACATAACATGTGATTAAGGGGGCATTTGGAACTTATATGGTTGTGCTTATGAATTTGACttattattttcctataaaCTCTTTTTAGATTATTTCAATAAGCTTATGAGtaagattttgtttaattaattaatgttttaattaactttttagttcctataatatAAGGGTCTTTTTGCTTTTGGTCCTTATTAAATTCTTTTGTTGATTCTCAtccctatatatatgtatgtatgtatatttaTAGAGGACATATCATATGAGAGGAAAGTATCTTATATGAGAGTGAGATGATTAATTCCAGACCATATAACTAAACATGGACAGTCAAGATTTAATGTTATGTGAGCACTTAAACAGTCATGTGACTTTTTGACATTAAATCTTAACCCTCCATGTATGATTATATGACTTAGATTTAATCCTCTCACTCTCATAATGTTTTTTCATGCAAGATATGCTTTCTCTCactatatacatacatacatatatatatatatatatacatacatatatatatatatatatatatatatatatatatagagagagagagagagagagagagagagggagcaTCAAGTTACTCCATTTTGGAGTTACTCCCCACTCATTTTCTTGAAACCTAATGGTTCTAATAAGTAACTAATCTTAACCATTGGATTTCAAGTAAATGAATGGTGAGGATGGAGAGTAACTCTAAAAGAGTTAATCTTAGAGTACCTTGATCCTtccgtgtgtgtgtgtgtatgtgtgagaATGGAGAGTAACTCTAAAAAGAGTTAATCTTAGAGTACCTTGATCTGTGTGTGGTTAGAGTACCTTgatgtgtgcgtgtgtgtgtgtgacctACTGTGCAACTGTAATAAACAACTGCACAACAATGCGATTCTTCATTATTGACACAACATATTTGACCATTTGAAGCTGTAAATTGTCATAATCAAACTCTTCCATTGTCAGTTTATGATCAGGAAACTCTTCATGAATCCAAGCTGtcaatcaaatatattatttttgaagtTATGCATCTTACATTATATGCACTCTACATTGTTAGTTTCATATAAATACAAACATATTTCAATAATGTcctaaattttataaacaatctaatgatttttttgtatattaGTTATCCAAGATACTAACCATTCTATTCTATAAATAAACATTTCAGGAAAAGACCTGCAGAGGCTGATTGATAAAGTGCAGGTTGAGCTGAATGTTTGACAGTCTGCTCTGTCTTCTATTCCTCTTTCTAGAGTTTATTGTGTGATTCTCTGTGCCGAACGTTTTAGGTTCCGGTGGCTGCTGTTGTGATCATGGCATGTAATCGTGCTGATTACCTGGAGAGGACTATTAATTCTGTATTGAAGTATGCATCATATTAtaacatttgattttttaatcttttatactTGATAATGTAAGCATTTATTTTGTCCATCTGAGTCATGATCTACTTAGTTTTACAGATACCAAAGGCCCATTTCTTCAAGATATCCTTTATTTGTATCTCAGGTATTTTGTATGTTTAGCCTTATTTTGTCTCCCTGAAATGATTGAGACATTGTCAATATTTTGTAAATGCAAATTGAACATAAACAGCTGATTGTGGTCCTTTATTATCTATTCAGGATGGATCAAATCCAAATGTTAAAAGTAAGGCTTTGAGCTATGATCAGTTATCTTATATGCAGGTATATACATTTACGTAAACGAGCTGTACTTTGAAAATCAGTTCAGTGTATCTGTATCCTAGTATTTTCAAAGGCCAATTGCATATTAGTGCGTGTAAACTGATAGTCAGCTATAATTGTGATGGTTACTTTAAATTTGTTAATGATCAAAGACTAGctccttaattatttataattatactaATAAGATAAGTGTGCAAGCCAAGATACAGAAATTTGCAAGCACTCTGTTTCTTCAGCCTGAATTGGATAATGTAAATACAGATGGGGTTCCGTTTCACagatttatagtttttttattaggagACAAGAATCAGAGAGAAAACAAGAGAAAATGATAGAACGTGAAAAAATTACATTGACAGCGAGAATGtgaaaattgtatttattgCCTTCTTGAATTTCTCCAATTGCACTTCATGTGTGAATAGTAGGGTTTCAACTTCGTCAATTGAAAGAGGATCAAACCTGCTACTAATTAGGGAAACTGTAGATTTGTATTCTTGAGGTAATCCCTGAAGAATGATATGAAGCTGCTCCTTTGAAGAGACAACACCAATCTCTGTTAGAGCATCAACTAAGGCCTGAGTACGGAGAAGGAACTCAGAAATTGTTTGAATCTCCAAAGTAGTACTATGTGAAGCTGATGAGCTTTTGCATTGGCGCACGATTGAAAATAGGAATGGATGTTTCTCCCATAGTTGCCATGAAGATCTGCAACTAATGGCGCACGTAAGCATATTGCGTGAGATCGATGATTGAAGCCACAAAAGTAGAAGCTGGTCTTGGTGTTCCAAAGTGAGGTAGGAATTGGAGATGTGACCAGCATCACAATCTGAAATTGTTAGGTATTTTGGTGGAATTTAGAGATTTACCAGATAATGGTGTAATTGATGACCTTTTATCACTAATTCCACACCATAAGAGATAGTCCATGGTCCTATTTCTCAGAAATGCAGTGCAAGAAAGTAACAGAAGGGTGTCAAAGATGAGGCCTGTGTTGGTGGCAGAACAGAATGAAGAGGTTCAGCATTGAAGGGTAGAGAAGGAGGATTAGAATTGTGATTGGAAGCCATGGTTTAGGGTTTGCAGATCGCACTATGCTCTTGATACCGTAATAGAATTCGAAGAGAGAAATTGTATTATTGAGAGAATGAATTCAACCTGTACAAAACCAGAACAAAATACCTAACTGAACTACTGCTGTAAAGATgttgagaaaataaaagatacacAGTAGTAAAACTATACTccaataagtaaaaaaaaaaatccgtcATGGTGCTTGTTATCTTTGAAAAAGTGGGCTATTGAATTTGTCTAGATTGCTTATCAAATGAAGAATCAAAGATCTTGAATTCAGAATTGCTTATGTAAAAGTATGAGTTGGGGAGTTCCTTAGTCTTACATAAAGAATTAAAGattattcattttcaaatttcttgGCATAGTGATGTGCtagaaatataaaactaatattGTGTTTTCACAAATTATTTTGATCTCTATAATCTCTGATTTGTGGTTATTGAGGGACCtaataatttgataataaaaaaccaGGTTCTCTATAGTCTGcactaataataatagtttgaTGCAGCACTTGGATTTTGAACCAGTTCAAACTGAACGGCCTGGAGAGTTAACTGCTTACTACAAAATTGCACGTAAGAGTTTTCTTCTTGATTTCCATGTGTTCtctatttaaaaagaatattcaATTGATTCCATTATCAGGTCATTACAAGTGGGCTCTAGATCAACTGTTCTACAAGCATAACTTCAGCCGTGTGATCATTCTTGAAGGTGAAATGGGCTATATCTTTTCAacactatgtatttttttaaggcttaattattaatttggtccctcaattattttaaaaaatatcaattaggCCCCTCTATTTTAGAACGCTCCAATTAGGtcctctaattttaaaaaatgcccCTATTGTATCTTTTTTGTCTAGTTAAACTGACGCTGTTAAGATGTGAATTGTGACAGTTTTCCTTATGAATAGTGGCGATTTTTAATCGCCACtacatttattaatattattttaaaaattaaaaagcttCCGCTTGTATTTTTTCTCACCTTCACCCCCATCATGTACAACGATAAGAACCACACTCCAGTTTTCAGAACTAAAACTGCAATCAGAATCCTAAAAAGTGTAAGCAGAACCCAAACCACCCCCAAATCAATCATAATCAGAACCCTAACCACCCTAAGGACCGCCACAGCCATGATGGTGGCGGTGCACGTTGTTACCATTACCAGAGGTCGTTTTCCTCCCTTTCTCTCCCTTGTGTGCGTTGCTGAATCTTGCCAGTGCCAAGGTGGACATGGTGGACCTCATTGGCGCCCACAACATTGCAGTGAGGACCGACAGTGCAATGGTGGTGGTGTTGTGTTTTGAAACACAAATCAAAACCCCTAAACACGTAATAGGGATGTGTAACAAAGGGATGTGACCAAGGCTGGAGGGGTTTTGCCGATTTGATGGTGAAGAGGATTCGCTGGTTGCTGGCATTGCAGTGCCTGAGAGTGACTTGGAGGAATTGCAGGACGGGACTTTGTTTGGTGGTGATGATGGAGTTTGAGGGTTTCAGCCTGGCAAGGGCCTTTGACAACGCAtccaatttgaattttaaattttttgtttcacttttttttaattatatatatatatatatatatatatatatatatatatatatattaattttaaattaataataaatatagtggTGCCACTATTCATAACAAAAACCGTCGGAATTCGCAAATCTAATGGTGTCAACTTCAATTGGATGGAAATGACCTGATTGAgccactttttaaaattaaaggtcATGATTGCAGCGTTAGGAAATAGAGGTACCTAATTgagcttttaaaattattaagggaccaaattaataattaagctttctttttaatctttttatcatTGGTAAAAACATGGAAGCTAATACTACAATTTTATCCAATCTCAGATGACATGGAAATAGCACCTGATTTCTTTGATTATTTTGAAGCTGCAGCGACTCTCCTTGACAAGGATAAGTATGTTTTCTAGAATTGCAGAATGctgaatttattttcttttgattcgcTACACTAGTTTTTTAAGACTTTGGAATCTCTGTTGATAATTTTTCTATTCTAGATCCATTATGGCTGTTTCCTCATGGAATGACAATGGACAAAAGCAGTTTGTACATGATCCATGTAAGTTTATTCATCTGTAGGTTTTGTTTATAACACTGTCACAACTCACAAGTTTgtctctaatttattttctaataaaatttgaattatgatCAGATCATGGTTGATAATGTGATAGGCTATTGCTTCCTGATTTTTCTCCATGATTGTGGTTGATTTGGTTTCCTCTTTGTGACTAATTCTGTCTATAAATCAATGGCTGTACTATTTAAAAAGATCTAGAGAAATAAAAGATTTCCTTCTCTTTTCTGATATGGTATCGAAGCTTTGGCTCTGAACCTTGCTATCTCCAATGGTGAAAATGGCAATGACCATTGCCTATTCATTCTCTTCATTCACCAACCACAAGTGAAACTGCAACACCACCTCTAGTGAATGATCATGTGGAGCCTCAAACCAGAGGTTCTGCCACACTGATGAAGACCCAGAAAAATTCTAATAAGAAAGAAATGCTTTCCAAATGACCTCTGAAATAGAACTTTTCGAAAACGTGAAGGACTAAAATGAGTCTTTTGAAACATAAAGGACAacataaaacacaaaaacataaaGGACCAAAACGATAATTTAGCCTATTTGATTTCTCTTGTTTTAAGTTTCATGAATTGAACTTAGGGAGGATGATTGGCAATGCTAGAGAAATCAATGAACTCTATTTACTTGAAGATGAAAGTGACCTGAGTGGACTAAATCAAAGTACATGGCTTAAACTCTGCTATTGTTTCTAGGGATAAAGAAATAATGTTATGGAACTATTGGCTAGGCTACCAAGCTTCACTATTAACTTTATGAAACATttgttttctgaattttttgaaaaaaaatttccatCTCTTAAATACCTTTGGGGAGAAGCCATATTAACAACAACCTATTTAATTAATACAGTTCTTGAATTTCAAAACTCCTATATAGgtatttctaaattatttttcccAAAATAAGTTGTCATCAACTCTATCCCTAAAAGTACTTGAGTGCAGTGCACTGTTTTTGTTCACCACCATGAACCAAACCAAAATAAACTAAGTCCTTAAGCTGAGAGGAGTGTTCATTGGGTAAGTCCTTATTCCCTCAACCTAGCTCTAGATACCCtgtaaaatgagagaaaatataGAGGGATAATAGACTGAAACCGTGTGTCAAAGTACACAGCAGATACTCTATTTTATAGTGGTCATTACAATAAATACTGATAATGAGAGGATATTCAGTTTCCTCTGAATCAGATATGTTTCCTATAAATCAGATCCTAataaatctataaattaaatatttctgaTTCTCAACAACACAT comes from the Glycine soja cultivar W05 chromosome 6, ASM419377v2, whole genome shotgun sequence genome and includes:
- the LOC114414388 gene encoding alpha-1,3-mannosyl-glycoprotein 2-beta-N-acetylglucosaminyltransferase-like isoform X2; this encodes MAKVFCDFRFLLLIAAGVFIYIQMRLFATQSEYADRLAAAIEAENHCTSQTRSLIDQISLQQGRIVALEGKDLQRLIDKVQVPVAAVVIMACNRADYLERTINSVLKYQRPISSRYPLFVSQDGSNPNVKSKALSYDQLSYMQHLDFEPVQTERPGELTAYYKIARHYKWALDQLFYKHNFSRVIILEDDMEIAPDFFDYFEAAATLLDKDKSIMAVSSWNDNGQKQFVHDPYELYRSDFFPGLGWMLARSTWDELSPKWPKAYWDDWLRLKENHKGRQFIRPEVCRTYNFGEHGSSLGQFFKQFLEPIKLNDVKVDWKSMDLSYLLEDKYSMHFANVVKKATPVYGADMVLKAYNIDGDVRIKYEDQSDFENIARQFGIFQEWKDGVPRTAYKGVVVFRYQTSRRIFLVGPEYLKLLQIEES
- the LOC114414388 gene encoding alpha-1,3-mannosyl-glycoprotein 2-beta-N-acetylglucosaminyltransferase-like isoform X1, giving the protein MAKVFCDFRFLLLIAAGVFIYIQMRLFATQSEYADRLAAAIEAENHCTSQTRSLIDQISLQQGRIVALEEEQKRRDQECGQTKSLVQDLERKDLQRLIDKVQVPVAAVVIMACNRADYLERTINSVLKYQRPISSRYPLFVSQDGSNPNVKSKALSYDQLSYMQHLDFEPVQTERPGELTAYYKIARHYKWALDQLFYKHNFSRVIILEDDMEIAPDFFDYFEAAATLLDKDKSIMAVSSWNDNGQKQFVHDPYELYRSDFFPGLGWMLARSTWDELSPKWPKAYWDDWLRLKENHKGRQFIRPEVCRTYNFGEHGSSLGQFFKQFLEPIKLNDVKVDWKSMDLSYLLEDKYSMHFANVVKKATPVYGADMVLKAYNIDGDVRIKYEDQSDFENIARQFGIFQEWKDGVPRTAYKGVVVFRYQTSRRIFLVGPEYLKLLQIEES